In Pseudorasbora parva isolate DD20220531a chromosome 9, ASM2467924v1, whole genome shotgun sequence, the following proteins share a genomic window:
- the LOC137089637 gene encoding zinc finger protein 226-like isoform X2 yields the protein MREGHLHSHLRIHSGENPFTCQQCGKCFNQKGNLKSHMRIHTGESPFTCQHCGKKFTQKGNLQSHMRIHNGECPFYCKLCGKSFAQKGNIRHHMRIHTGEKPFKCNQCGKSFTQKVTLSGHMKIHTRVNCFICHQCGMSFTDMEHLNRHVITHTGEKPFKCPQCGMSFRLNKNLKSHMKIHTGEKPYMCQFCEKTYAHKVNLEVHVRLHTGERPFICPQCGKGFTHKGNLKGHIRLHTGERPYTCPQCGMSFTYQRDLKSHLRIHSDEKLQCSECRKTFKERINFINHLRIHSGGSLFNCDQCSKKFLLPSHLEIHRKSHADERPYLCSLCGKGFKWLGNLKSHQKMHSGVYTCSRASYFKRHQQILPGEKTDKVPHSGKLFTAPETLTKVQVGVHAGEKLYNCSSCGMNFSTSIYFLAHKKKHCQK from the coding sequence atgCGTGAAGGACACCTTCATAGCCACTTAAGAATTCACAGCGGAGAGAACCCTTTCACTTGCCAACAGTGTGGGAAGTGTTTCAATCAAAAAGGAAACCTTAAAagccacatgagaattcacactggcgAGAGTCCCTTCACCTGCCAACACTGTGGAAAAAAGTTCACTCAAAAAGGAAACCTTCAAAGCCATATGAGAATTCACAATGGCGAGTGCCCTTTCTACTGCAAACTTTGTGGGAAGAGCTTCGCACAAAAAGGAAACATTAGGcaccacatgagaattcacactggagagaagcctttcaaatgtaatcagtgtggaaagagtttcacacaaaaagtaacCCTCAGTGGCCACatgaaaatacacacaagggTGAACTGTTTCATATGCCATCAGTGTGGAATGAGTTTCACAGACATGGAACATCTTAACAGACACGTGATAACTCACACCGGTGAAAAGCCTTTCAAATGCCCTCAGTGTGGAATGAGCTTCCGGTTAAATAAAAACCTTAAGAGTCACATGAaaatccacactggagagaagccttacatgTGCCAATTCTGTGAAAAGACTTACGCACACAAAGTAAACCTTGAGGTTCACGTGAGGCTTCACACTGGAGAGCGGCCCTTTATttgccctcagtgtggaaaaGGTTTCACACATAAAGGAAATCTTAAGGGTCACATAAGACTTCACACCGGAGAGAGACCGTACACATGTCCTCAGTGTGGAATGAGTTTTACTTATCAAAGAGACCTAAAAAGTCATTTGCGGATTCATTCCGATGAGAAACTGCAATGTTCTGAGTGTAGAAAGACGTTCAAAGAGAGGATCAACTTCATAAATCATCTTCGCATTCACTCTGGAGGAAGCCTGTTTAATTGTGATCAATGTAGTAAAAAATTCCTTTTGCCATCTCACTTAGAGATACACCGAAAAAGTCATGCTGATGAGAGACCCTATTTGTGTTCTTTGTGTGGAAAGGGTTTTAAATGGCTTGGCAATTTAAAATCGCACCAGAAAATGCATAGCGGTGTGTATACCTGTTCCAGAGCAAGCTACTTTAAACGTCACCAACAAATCCTTCCTGGAGAAAAAACAGACAAGGTTCCACATAGTGGAAAGCTTTTCACAGCTCCAGAGACTTTAACAAAAGTACAAGTAGGGGTGCATGCTGGAGAGAAATTGTACAACTGCTCTTCATGTGGGATGAATTTTAGCACATCCATTTATTTTTTGGCTCATAAAAAGAAGCACTGTCAGAAGTAG
- the LOC137089637 gene encoding zinc finger protein 226-like isoform X1 produces the protein MEFIKEESEDIRISEPCGVKDEDAEVQIDLKLLKEENQELNEVEEKHHDYSSEEKYFSGTETEKSSSHKIAQKTVSKSCFTCCQCGKSFMREGHLHSHLRIHSGENPFTCQQCGKCFNQKGNLKSHMRIHTGESPFTCQHCGKKFTQKGNLQSHMRIHNGECPFYCKLCGKSFAQKGNIRHHMRIHTGEKPFKCNQCGKSFTQKVTLSGHMKIHTRVNCFICHQCGMSFTDMEHLNRHVITHTGEKPFKCPQCGMSFRLNKNLKSHMKIHTGEKPYMCQFCEKTYAHKVNLEVHVRLHTGERPFICPQCGKGFTHKGNLKGHIRLHTGERPYTCPQCGMSFTYQRDLKSHLRIHSDEKLQCSECRKTFKERINFINHLRIHSGGSLFNCDQCSKKFLLPSHLEIHRKSHADERPYLCSLCGKGFKWLGNLKSHQKMHSGVYTCSRASYFKRHQQILPGEKTDKVPHSGKLFTAPETLTKVQVGVHAGEKLYNCSSCGMNFSTSIYFLAHKKKHCQK, from the coding sequence ACCtcaagctgctgaaagaggaAAATCAAGAACTGAATGAAGTGGAGGAAAAACACCATGATTACTCAagtgaagaaaaatattttagtgGAACAGAGACTGAAAAGAGTTCCTCTCATAAAATAGCTCAGAAAACGGTATCGAAAAGTTGTTTCACCTGCTGTcaatgtggaaagagtttcatgCGTGAAGGACACCTTCATAGCCACTTAAGAATTCACAGCGGAGAGAACCCTTTCACTTGCCAACAGTGTGGGAAGTGTTTCAATCAAAAAGGAAACCTTAAAagccacatgagaattcacactggcgAGAGTCCCTTCACCTGCCAACACTGTGGAAAAAAGTTCACTCAAAAAGGAAACCTTCAAAGCCATATGAGAATTCACAATGGCGAGTGCCCTTTCTACTGCAAACTTTGTGGGAAGAGCTTCGCACAAAAAGGAAACATTAGGcaccacatgagaattcacactggagagaagcctttcaaatgtaatcagtgtggaaagagtttcacacaaaaagtaacCCTCAGTGGCCACatgaaaatacacacaagggTGAACTGTTTCATATGCCATCAGTGTGGAATGAGTTTCACAGACATGGAACATCTTAACAGACACGTGATAACTCACACCGGTGAAAAGCCTTTCAAATGCCCTCAGTGTGGAATGAGCTTCCGGTTAAATAAAAACCTTAAGAGTCACATGAaaatccacactggagagaagccttacatgTGCCAATTCTGTGAAAAGACTTACGCACACAAAGTAAACCTTGAGGTTCACGTGAGGCTTCACACTGGAGAGCGGCCCTTTATttgccctcagtgtggaaaaGGTTTCACACATAAAGGAAATCTTAAGGGTCACATAAGACTTCACACCGGAGAGAGACCGTACACATGTCCTCAGTGTGGAATGAGTTTTACTTATCAAAGAGACCTAAAAAGTCATTTGCGGATTCATTCCGATGAGAAACTGCAATGTTCTGAGTGTAGAAAGACGTTCAAAGAGAGGATCAACTTCATAAATCATCTTCGCATTCACTCTGGAGGAAGCCTGTTTAATTGTGATCAATGTAGTAAAAAATTCCTTTTGCCATCTCACTTAGAGATACACCGAAAAAGTCATGCTGATGAGAGACCCTATTTGTGTTCTTTGTGTGGAAAGGGTTTTAAATGGCTTGGCAATTTAAAATCGCACCAGAAAATGCATAGCGGTGTGTATACCTGTTCCAGAGCAAGCTACTTTAAACGTCACCAACAAATCCTTCCTGGAGAAAAAACAGACAAGGTTCCACATAGTGGAAAGCTTTTCACAGCTCCAGAGACTTTAACAAAAGTACAAGTAGGGGTGCATGCTGGAGAGAAATTGTACAACTGCTCTTCATGTGGGATGAATTTTAGCACATCCATTTATTTTTTGGCTCATAAAAAGAAGCACTGTCAGAAGTAG